The following is a genomic window from Brevibacterium limosum.
CGGAAGGAATCGCCAGCAGGAATCGCGGCGCTCGTCTACGGAATTGTCTTTCTCATCGTTGGCCTGGCAGGATTCATCCCCGGCCTCACCTCAGGCATCGGATCGATGAGTTTTGGCGGCCACCATTCCGAGGCGATGCTGCTAGGCATCTTCCAAGTCTCGATCCTGCACAACATCGTCCACCTGCTCTACGGCATTCTCGGAGTGGCGCTGTCTCGTCGCCACGGTATTGCCCGGGCATACCTACTCATCGGGGGTATCGTCTACCTCGTCCTCTGGGTCTACGGCCTCGCCGTGAACAAGGAATCCATGGCTAACTTCGTGCCACTGAACTCCGGCGACGACTGGCTCCATTTTGTCCTCGGCGTGACCATGGTCGGCCTGGCCATTATCTTCGGCCGTAAACCGAAAGCCGCCAAGTAACTTCTCACTCAAGAACGAGGACGGGACGCAACTGACAGAACTTTTTCAGGTCGTTCTCGACGGGCCACTTCTCCTGGCCGTTGGTGCCGCAATGCTCGCCGGAGTCGTGTCTTTCCTCTCTCCCTGCGTTCTTCCCCTCGTGCCGGGCTATGTCGGCTACGTGACCGGTTTGAGCGGCACATCCCTACAGCAGAAACGGACGTGAAGAGTCGCCGTGGGCATCTCTCTGTTCGTTCTCGGGTTCACCCTCGTCTTCGTGGCGATGGGAACCTTCATGCCCTATCTCGGTGTCCTGTTCGCCCAGTGGGAAGACATCATCATCCGCGTCCTCGGTATCGTCGGGCTCATCGCCGGTTTCATCTTCATGGGCGGGTTCGGGCTCATGCAACGCAATTGACAGCTCCGAGCCACACCGAAGGCCGGGCTGTGGGGAGTCCCCGTGCTCGGAGCGATCTTCGCTCTCGGATGGGCACCGTGCGTGGGTCCCACATTGTCAGCAGTGCTGTCGCTGCCCTACAGCTTCGGCGGTGACGGCACGATACAGCGCGGGACGGCTCTCGCCTTCGCCTACTGCTTGGGGCTGGGCATCCCCTTCATCGCCCTGGCCCTGGCGCTTCACAAAGGTGCCGGTCGCCTGCACTGGGTCAGGCAGAATCAGAGGCTCATCGTCCGGATCGTCGGCATCGTGCTCATGCTTGTGGGTGCGGTGATGGCCAGCGGCCTGTGGACGCTGTGGCCCAACAGCCTCCAGGGATCGATCACCGGATTCGACTCGCCCATCTGAATGCCCGCAGCCTCAGGGCTCCTCGGTAGCCACGTTGACACGATCGGCCCTCAGCCGGTGCAGATCCGCCGGCACATCGACATCGGCACCGTCATCGAGATCGGAGCAGTCGATGAGGTCGACGACGGACCTGTGGGCTTCGAGCAGATCACGGGCACCGACGTCGCCGTGCGCGGCAGTCGCCGCCTGGCTCGTCCAGCTCGCGTCGAAGAGCACGGGGTGACCGCGCCGAAGCCGCCCCTCTGAGTCCCGGTGCGCGGCTGCGGTGATCGCACCGGGACGGTGAGCGGCGATGAGACGGGCGACTTCGGCCGCACAGATGCCGGGACGGTCCACGGGCGTGACCATGACGTCCGGTCCGGGCCCGATCGCCTGCAGGCCGCGGCGCAGCGAGGACCCCATTCCCGAAGACCAGACAGGATTGACGGCGACGGCCACGCGGTCACATCCGGCAAGCGCACTCGCGACCTCCTCGCCGCGGGCTCCGGTGACGACTGTGACGTCCTGGCAGCCACCGCCGAGCAGGGCGAGGACGACCGACTCGATCAGGGTGAGGCCGTCATCGCACGGCAGCAGCGCCTTCGGTCCCCGGCCGAGACGTCGCCCCGCCCCGGCGGCGAGGACGAGACCTCTCGGGCGTCGGCCGGCGAAGGGCTGCCTGGGACGTGTCGCCTCGGCCCCGCCGCTCACGTGGGCAGGAACGCGTCGCCGAAGACCGGCAGATCGCGCACCCGTACTCCGGTGGCGTTGAAGGCGGCGTTCGCGATCGCGGCTGCGGCACCGACGATCCCGATCTCACCGATGCCGCGGGCGCCGAGGGGACCGGCATGCGGGTCCTCCTCATCGAGCCAATCCGCCTCGATGTCGGTGATGTCGGCGTTGACGGGCACGTGGTACTCCGCGAGGTCGTGATTGACGACGTGACCGAAGCGGGGGTCGAGCTCGCCCTTCTCATGCAGTGCCATTCCCACGCCCATGGTCATGCCGCCGATGAACTGCGAGCGTGCGGTGCTGGGGTTGACGATCCGCCCGGCGGAGAACATGCCGAACATGCGCCTCAGTCGGATCTCACCGGTGGTCGGCTGGATGCGGACCTCGGCGAAATGGGCGCCGAAGGAGTGCAGGGCGAACTTCTCCGCCGCGGGGTTGGCCTCGGCTTCCCCGTGCGCCTCGGTGCCGACGGCGGGATCGGCTCCGTGCTCGGTACGGAGTGCCTGCGCTGCGGCGACGATCGCGGTGCTCCAACTCGCCAGGCCCGTGGATCCGCCGGCCACGGTCGCGTTCGGCAGTGCGGTGTCGCCGATGCGCAGCTCCACCTGCCCGATGGGAACGCCGAGGGCGTCCGCGGCAGCCTGAGACAGAGCGGTCCACGTCCCGGTGCCCAGGTCGGCGGCACCGATCGAGACCTCGAAGCCCTCGGGAGTGCGGCGGATCCGCGCAACGGAGCCCGGCTGCCGGCCGGCCGGATAGGTCGAAGAGGCCACCCCCATGCCGATGAGCCACCCGTTCTCCCACCGAGTGCGCGGCTGCGGATTCCGCCTCTCCCAACCGAAGCGGTCCGCACCTTCTCGCAGGCAGTCGATGAGGCGGCGCTGGTTGAATGGCAGCCCGGTGTCCGGGTCGGTGGTCGGCTCATTGCGTACCCGCAGCTCGATGGGGTCGAGCCCGGCGGCCACGGCGAGTTCGTCCATGGCGATCTCGAGCCCGACCATGCCCGGGGCCTCACCGGGTGCACGCATCCAGGAGGGCACCGGCACGTCGAGCGGAACCACTCGCTGGGTGAGGCGGCGGTTGTCACCTGCGTACATCATGCGGCCCGGCTTCGTCGCCTCCTCGGGGAACTCCTTGGTCTGCGAGGACATGGAGACCGCATCATAGGCGAAGGCCGTGAGCGTGCCGTCGGCTCGAGCGCCCAAGCGGATGTGCTGCAGGGTCGGAGCCCGATAGCCGGTGATCGAGAACATCTGCTGCCGGGTCACGGCATATTTCACGGGCCGGGTCGGCACCGCCTGAGCGGCGAGGGCAGCAAGCATCATATCCGCGTGGGGGACGCCCTTGGAGCCGAAGCCCCCGCCGACGTGCGGGGAGATGATGCGGATCTTCTCCTGCTCCACCCCGAGGATCGGCGCCAACGTCGCACGCGCGGGGTGCACCCCCTGCGTCGAGGTCCACAGGGTCAGTTCGTCTCCGTCCCAGCGGGCGACGGTGGTGTGCGGTTCCATGGGATTGTTGTGCTCCATGGGAGTGCTGTAGCGCGCATCGATGCTCACAGCCGCCTCGGCGAGGGCCGCGTCGACATCGCCCGCGCGCACATCTCCGCTGCCCGACTCCGGTTCCCGGGAATCAGGATGATTCTCTCGCAGCTCGACGTCGTGATCGTCCTGCACATAGGTGATCTCGACGAGGCCCGCCGCGTGGCGGGCCTGCTCGGGGGTGGTGGCGATGACGGCGCCGAGGTACTGACCGCGGAAGCCGATCTCAGCAGAGCGCAGGATCGCGAGCTCACCGTCGTCCGTGTTCGCCAGCTCGGGGGCGTTGTCGTGGGTGAGCACATGCACCACTCCCTCCGCAGCTTCGGCTGCGGAGAGGTCGATGTGCGTTGCACGCCCGCGGGCGATCTGTGCCTGCAGCGGGTAGAGGAAGAGCGGATCGTCGAGGGGGTGCTCATAGGCGTAGGGGGCGAGGCCGCGGACCTTGTCGGGGCCGTCGAGGCGGACCTGATGGGTGCCGACGGCCGTGGTCGTGAGCAGGTCACTCATGAGTGTCCTCCGTGGTCGATTCCGAAGTCGTCGCCGAGGCTGCGGTGAGCTCGGCGAGCACGGTGCTGATCGTGCCGCGAGTCATCTGGACTTTGAAGTGGTTGCCGTCGAGGGGTTCTGCCGCCTCGAGCTCGGCGTCGGCTGCTGCCAGGAACGTCTCCTGGTTCGGTTCCGCGCCGCGCAGCACCGTCTCGGCGGCGTGGGCCCGCCAGGGTTTGTGGGCGACGCCGCCGAGGGCGATCGCGGCCTCACGGATGACCGGCGCGGGCCCGGCCGTGTCGACGTCGACTCGGGCCGCGACGGAGACGAGAGCGAAGGCGTAGGAGGCGCGGTCGCGGATCTTCCTATACGTCGAGGCCCCGGGTCGTGGGGGAGGGAGCTCGAGTGCGGTGATGAGCTCGCCGTGTTCGAGGACCGTGTCCTGGTCGGGGCGATCCCCGGGCAGCCGGTGGAGTTCGGTGACCGGGATCCGGCGCTCACCGGTCGCACCGAGGACGACGACCGTGGCATCGAGTGCGGTCAGAGCGACGGCCATATCCGAGGGATGGGTGGCCACGCAGTCCGCTGAGGCACCGAGGATCGCGTGGTAGCGGGTGTAGCCGCCGATGGCCGAGCAGCCGGAACCGGGTTCGCGTTTGTTGCAGGGGGTCGTCGTGTCCTGGAAGTACACGCACCGGGTGCGCTGCAGCAGATTCCCGCCCATCGTGGCCGCGTTGCGCAGCTGACCGGAGGCGCCGGAGAGCAGGGCACGCGAGAGCATCGGGTAGTCGCGTCGGATGCGCGGGTCGGCGGCGGCGTCGCTGTTGCGCACCATCGCACCGATCCGCAGGCCCCCGTCGTCGAGTGCCTTGACCTCCGTGAGCTCGAGGCGGTTGATGTCGACGACGAGGTCCGGTTCTGCGACTCCGAGTTTGAGATGATCGACGAGGTTCGTGCCTCCGGCCAGGAACACCGCTTCGGGTCGATCGGTGACGATCGTGACGGCTCCGGCGGCATCGGCGGCGCGTTCGTAGTCGAAGGGATTCATCGTGACTCCTCTGCGGCTCGGCTCACGGCCGCGACGATGTTGACATAGGCTCCGCAGCGGCAGAGGTTGCCGCTCATCCGCTCGCGGATCTCCTCCTCGGACAGCTCCACGGGCCCTTCGAGGTCATCGGTGACCACACTCGGTGCGTCGTCGGCGGCTTCGGCCAGCATGCCGGCGGCCGAGCAGACCTGGCCCGGAGTGCAGTACCCGCACTGGAACGCGTCATGGGCGAGGAACGCTCGATGCAGAGTGGAGAGCTCACCCTCGGGGGCCAGACCGTCGGCCGTCGTGACCTCGGCGCCGTCGTGGGTGAGCGCGAGCGCCAGGCAGGAGTTGAGCCGACGACCGTCGACGAGGACCGTGCAGGCCCCGCACTGGCCGTGGTCGCAGCCCTTCTTCGCGGACATCACCCCCAACCGGTCCCGCAGCGCATCGAGAAGAGT
Proteins encoded in this region:
- a CDS encoding (2Fe-2S)-binding protein, coding for MGHSLHLTVDGQEHTLVVDSRTTLLDALRDRLGVMSAKKGCDHGQCGACTVLVDGRRLNSCLALALTHDGAEVTTADGLAPEGELSTLHRAFLAHDAFQCGYCTPGQVCSAAGMLAEAADDAPSVVTDDLEGPVELSEEEIRERMSGNLCRCGAYVNIVAAVSRAAEESR
- a CDS encoding xanthine dehydrogenase family protein molybdopterin-binding subunit, with protein sequence MSDLLTTTAVGTHQVRLDGPDKVRGLAPYAYEHPLDDPLFLYPLQAQIARGRATHIDLSAAEAAEGVVHVLTHDNAPELANTDDGELAILRSAEIGFRGQYLGAVIATTPEQARHAAGLVEITYVQDDHDVELRENHPDSREPESGSGDVRAGDVDAALAEAAVSIDARYSTPMEHNNPMEPHTTVARWDGDELTLWTSTQGVHPARATLAPILGVEQEKIRIISPHVGGGFGSKGVPHADMMLAALAAQAVPTRPVKYAVTRQQMFSITGYRAPTLQHIRLGARADGTLTAFAYDAVSMSSQTKEFPEEATKPGRMMYAGDNRRLTQRVVPLDVPVPSWMRAPGEAPGMVGLEIAMDELAVAAGLDPIELRVRNEPTTDPDTGLPFNQRRLIDCLREGADRFGWERRNPQPRTRWENGWLIGMGVASSTYPAGRQPGSVARIRRTPEGFEVSIGAADLGTGTWTALSQAAADALGVPIGQVELRIGDTALPNATVAGGSTGLASWSTAIVAAAQALRTEHGADPAVGTEAHGEAEANPAAEKFALHSFGAHFAEVRIQPTTGEIRLRRMFGMFSAGRIVNPSTARSQFIGGMTMGVGMALHEKGELDPRFGHVVNHDLAEYHVPVNADITDIEADWLDEEDPHAGPLGARGIGEIGIVGAAAAIANAAFNATGVRVRDLPVFGDAFLPT
- a CDS encoding FAD binding domain-containing protein, with product MNPFDYERAADAAGAVTIVTDRPEAVFLAGGTNLVDHLKLGVAEPDLVVDINRLELTEVKALDDGGLRIGAMVRNSDAAADPRIRRDYPMLSRALLSGASGQLRNAATMGGNLLQRTRCVYFQDTTTPCNKREPGSGCSAIGGYTRYHAILGASADCVATHPSDMAVALTALDATVVVLGATGERRIPVTELHRLPGDRPDQDTVLEHGELITALELPPPRPGASTYRKIRDRASYAFALVSVAARVDVDTAGPAPVIREAAIALGGVAHKPWRAHAAETVLRGAEPNQETFLAAADAELEAAEPLDGNHFKVQMTRGTISTVLAELTAASATTSESTTEDTHE
- a CDS encoding DUF4383 domain-containing protein; its protein translation is MSTNASTPKHPKRKESPAGIAALVYGIVFLIVGLAGFIPGLTSGIGSMSFGGHHSEAMLLGIFQVSILHNIVHLLYGILGVALSRRHGIARAYLLIGGIVYLVLWVYGLAVNKESMANFVPLNSGDDWLHFVLGVTMVGLAIIFGRKPKAAK
- a CDS encoding nucleotidyltransferase family protein, producing the protein MSGGAEATRPRQPFAGRRPRGLVLAAGAGRRLGRGPKALLPCDDGLTLIESVVLALLGGGCQDVTVVTGARGEEVASALAGCDRVAVAVNPVWSSGMGSSLRRGLQAIGPGPDVMVTPVDRPGICAAEVARLIAAHRPGAITAAAHRDSEGRLRRGHPVLFDASWTSQAATAAHGDVGARDLLEAHRSVVDLIDCSDLDDGADVDVPADLHRLRADRVNVATEEP
- a CDS encoding cytochrome c biogenesis CcdA family protein — its product is MLGAIFALGWAPCVGPTLSAVLSLPYSFGGDGTIQRGTALAFAYCLGLGIPFIALALALHKGAGRLHWVRQNQRLIVRIVGIVLMLVGAVMASGLWTLWPNSLQGSITGFDSPI